A window of Roseburia hominis A2-183 genomic DNA:
TGCACTTCCTGCTTTGCCTCCTGCTCCTCATTCAGCCGGATAATCTCTATCACAAGAGAATACAACAGACCTCTCACGCTGTCCGTATAATGGCTGCGCCGTCCCCGCATCTCCTCCATGATCTGCCGGACAAGAAACGCGAGATTGTGATTCTCCCATTCATGGAGAAACAGCGCTCTCCGGTTGACTTTCCGGATCAGTTCCCGGCAGAACAGCTCGTTCTTCGGATACATTTCCGCAATAATCTGCGCCGGATCAAAAAACAGATATTCCCAGTAGCTTGGTCCTTCTTTTGTATTGCTGATCGTCACATGAGGATAGTTGTTCGGTATAATACTCACCATGGCAGGCTGATAGGGGCGCTGTTCTTCGTCCAGAATCAGTTTCCCCGTACCGTTTCTGCACACTCCGATCTCCATCAGATTGTGAAAATGAAGATGTACCTCATCATGACCATAATCCCGGATCCAGTTTTCTCCAAGAAGTGCCAGAACATATTCATTTTGCGGTATCTCATAGAACCGAAGCTCGATGGTATCTTTCTTCTTTTTCCCCATAATTACTCCATTTTCTCCCCGCTGTGGCAGCGTAAAGCTCCTCGCCGTGACAGTTCGATTCCGCTTCGCTTCTTCTCGCTGTGGGCTGTCGCATTCTTCTGCAACCAGCTCTGCGCTCCTCGCCGTGACAGCTCGATTCCACTTCGCTCCGTCTCGCTGTGGGCTGTCGCCCTATAGAGAAATCCAGCAACACCTCTGGAAAGCAAGCTTTCCTCCGGTGTCACTGGATTTCTCTACACTGCTCGTAGCTTAATCAAAGTCGAACTTGTCGAACCGCTGGTGCATTGCCTTATAGCGGAAGCGGATCATCTCATTTTTCTCCAGGACGTCTTCTTCTGTTCCTCTGTACTGGCAGCGGATACAGCTGTAAATACCTGTTTCCTTATTGTAAAACATATCAATGTCCAGATCTCTTAAAAAGCAGGACGGGCATCTATAATTTAATTTGCCTTTGCCAAGTTGAGCCATGTTGCAAATACCTCCTTATCTGAGATTGTTTTTCTGTATCCCAGGGTAAACATCGGTGAGAATGCATATCCCTCTTTTACATATCCCTCTGCGTCCGCGTTGGATGCAGTCATGGATACGCGTGTCTCGATCTCCGGAATCACGGCGCTTACTTCTGTCGCACCCTTGACACCCTCCTCGCGGCACTTGTACTCATAATGGATCGTCTTCTCTTCCGGTCCGTCGATCTTTAAGGTGATATGGGACATATCCTCGGAATACTCGGTTGTGCCGTAGCATGCAACCATATACTCGTTTAAGGTAACCTCTGCACTCGGGTCACTCATCTCAAGGATGGTACGCTCGATCTTGATGTTGGAGGAGCCTTCCTCAAAGTACTCTTTTGTCTGAAGCTTTACAGTCAGATCTCTGAACTCGATCGTTACCGGATCCAGTGTCAGGATTCTTGTCTTTCCCTCCTGTGAAAAATGTGCGTGTGTCGGGCAGAGACACAGATCTACTTCCTCACCCTTGTAGGAAAGCTTCGCACTTCTTACAGTTCCCTCTCCTGCGTAATGTGTGAAGTAACCTGCACGGTACTTCTCCTGAATCAGGAACGGATAAGAGGCATCCTGTACATGCTTTGTGCCGATACCAACCGGCCACTCCAGTTTCGCTGCATACGGACGAAGGTCGACGATTGCACCGCCCTGATCCATATTGACGCAGGCTCTCATGTACGGATCACAGTACCAGAACAGCTGCTTGTCTGATCCGTAGAGGATATCTCTCCAGAGCGCACACTCCGGCTCATTGTAGTTGCCGGCATCCACGCCCTTCTTCTCGCGGTAGTAATCTGCGAACTCGGACATCGTCATATCGACTAACTTGCCCTCTTTTTTCAGCTTGCCGTAATATGCACAGCCGTCGCTGTAAGACTTGTAGAGAAGCTCATACGGCTGCTCCCAGCGTCCCATCTTGTTCATCCAGCCCGGTCCTACAAACATCATGTTGTATGCATAACCGTTGTTGTATTTTCCTAACGAACGATACTGATCGATCAGGTTGTACAGATACGGGTACTCCCAGGTCTTTGTATCGTAGATCATTCCGCGAAGTACATTCTGCGGATGCGTTCCGAAGTTGGAGCCGTTACCGTCATAGCATGCGATCAAGTCGCGGGACAGATGCGGGATTGCAACGATACCGCTGTCCTCAGCCGCATTGGCTGCCGGTGCATGTGTATTCTGCTTGGACGGGATCCACGGTGCCCATGGGCCGCCGTCGAATAACGTATACCAGGAGTTGTTGCAGGTATGGTAAGCTTTCGGACCTTCCTCCCAGCAGGTGGCAACCGCACACTTTACGGTCGGATAAGCTGCCTTGATATAGTTAGTCAGATCGGCATCCATGTAATAGGAACCGGTTGACTCCGGATAGAATCCGAATCTGTCATGGAACTTCTCAAACACATCGTTGACGATGGCTTTTTTGTCCTCCATGGAGAACATCCAGATACAGAAGTCCTTGGTCTTGTATTTCTCACGGAACTCCTCACACGGAAGTCCGAGCAGAGATAATGCGATCTCGTCTCCGTATACGTCGTGGTCATGCTTCGCAATCTCCACTGCCTCATCATTGAAAAGAGATGCGTATGTCATCTGAATGGTTACTTTTAACCCATTCTCATGTGCGAGTCTCTGCTGTGTCTTGAAAATATCCAGAGATTCTGTCAAGAGAGCCTTGTCTCCGATGTCCTCTTCCTTTCCCTGTCCTGTGACAGTTGCGGAATACTCCGGAACCATCTCTGGTCTGTGAATCAGATTTAAAATAAATTGATCCATTTTCTTCCTCCTCAATTTCTATATTTCTTTCATTTTTATGAAAAAGATGCCTGGTGCATCCTCACCCGCCTACCTAAAAACTTGTATTGCACTTTGAAAAATGCCGCTTTTGCATTTTTCTAATGCGAAGTTGGAAATACTCAGACATTGCAGCCAATGCTGCAATGCCTGCAATAGTATTTCCCTTCGCTATTTATCCCTTCACCGAACCGCCGGTAATTCCTTCTACATAGAACTTCTGCATGATAATGAACAGAATACCGATCGGGATACCGACCATAACGCCGCCCGCGCAGAATCTCGAGAAGTATGTCGGGATCAGAGTACGATTCAGCATGTTGTAAAGTCCGATCGCAACGGTCCAGTCTGTCGAGATACCGGAGTTTAAGATGATCTTTGCAAAAACGAAATCTGTCCACGGTACCAGGAAAGAACTGATAACAGTGTACACAATGATCGGCTTGGAAAGCGGAAGCACGATCGTGAAGAATGTTCTTGCCTCGGAAGCACCCTCCAGATACGCAGCCTCACGCAGGGATGTCGGAATCGTATCAAAGAATCCCTTCGCCACAAGGTAACCCAGTCCGGATGCACCGGAGTACACCAGAATCATACCGATATGGCTGTTGGTTAAGTTGACGGACTTCAAAATAAAGTAAATAGCGATCATGGACAAAAAGCCCGGGAACAGCTGCAGCATAACTGCGATATTCATGAGAGCTTTTCTTCCTTTGAAACGCATGCAACTCATTGCATAGCTGACCATCAATACAAAAGAAGTTGAAATCAGACATACAAAAATAGCAATAACCAACGTATTCTTAAACCAGATCGGGAACTGTGATACCGTGTCCGGTTCAAAGAGCATACGAGTATAATTGCGGATCGACCATGTCTCCGGGAAGAAGCGGCTCGTGTTCATGCCGTCATATCCGCTGAACGAGGTTACAATCAGCCACACGATCGGCGTGATCCAGATCACTGCAAGCACTGCAAGCACTACGTGAAGCAAAACGGAATTAACAATTTTTCTCTTTCCCATCATCTGAATGTATCCTCCTTATCTCCTTTAATCAGGAAGTTAAAGGCAAATAATGTAATGACTGCACATACGATAAAGACGCAGATACCGATGACGGATGCCATCTTATAGTTGTACTGCTCACTGGTCAGACGATACAGCCAGGTAACCAGAAGATCAATCTCCTTACCCCAGGAAGCCGCCAGTTTCTGGTTGGTCGTTGTGTAAATATCCTGTGTCAGCAGGTAAATTACATTAAAGTTATTGATGTTTGCCGTAAACTGTGTTACGAGGTATGGTCCTGTGATAAACAGCATATACGGCATTGTGATCTTGCGGAAAATCTGGAATGAGTTTGCTCCGTCAATCTTCGCACTCTCTTTTAACTCTTCCGGAATGTTCATAAGTACACCGGTTGCAATCAGCATCAGATAAGGAACACCTACCCATATATTGATGACAACGATCGTGATTTTCGCCCAGACCGGATCGCTCAGAAACGGAATATAATTTGCTTTGATCCAGCCAAGATTCTGTAACAGATCAACCAGGCCGATGCTCTTACAGAATGAGTTGACAATTCCTGTGTTTGCGAAAAAGTTACGCAGCAACAGCAATGTTACAAACTGTGGAACGGAAATAGCTGCAACAAAAAGCGTTCTCCACATCTTTTTTAATTTTGTGTTCTTGTTGTTGATCAGAAGGGCGAGAATAATTCCTCCAAAATAGGTCGTAAATGTGGCAAGCACTGCCCAGAGCAGCGTCCATCCCAGAATTCTCCAGAATGTATATCCGAATGTGGAGGTAATGCTCGTGGTAAACAGGGACTTAAAGTTTGCAAGTCCCACCCAGGTAAACAATGCATTTGGCGGCATATGACTCTTATCATAGTTCGTAAATGCAATGCAGATCATAACGACCAACGGCATGATATTAAAGATAATCACACCCAGAACCGGAAGCGCCAGCAACGTAAAATGAAACTTATCATTCAGCATCTCATTGCAGTCTTCCTTAAATGTATTGATGTGCTTTCCCGCTTCAGCGCGAAGCTGTAAGCGGTATGTATTTCTCACGTTTGCCATCCAAAGCAGGATTCCCACAATGAGAAAACTCAGACTGATGACACCGAAGAGCAGAATCAGAAGGGAGTTATCATAATCATTGACCTCATTCTTCATCGTTGCCGGGTTGTACACCATCGCACGCTCTACCGTACCTAAGGTATTCAGCTGGCTGATATATGGCACCCCGATCAATACCGTATATAGAATTAACCCGATTTCCAGTAATGTTACCAGAAATCCCTTGATGATTTGTTTTCTTTTCCAATAACCGGCACCCGCTACGAGCAGCGATGCTTTCACTGCACCGTCCCCTTTGGCGGCAGCCTCACCAAATTCCTTAAAGAATTTTCCGATTGCTCCGAAGAATGCAGCCACCGGATTCTTTTTACCTTCCTTACTATTCATGCAAGCACCCATGCCTTTCCATAACCGTCATTTTCTGTAAAATGGCGTTCTCCTTGTATCTTTGCTGCACGCAGTGTATACCTGTTCTGCGTGTTCTTTGGGTTCTGTTGATATTCAGATGAAGAAAAAGACCCACTCACGATTCCCATCTTCGTATGCGGGCCTTTTTCTCTTCATACACTCTTATAAAATCGTGTTACTGCTTATTCTGTCGGCTGTGATGCAGACTCTACCAGATTATCCAGCAATGTCTGTACATCTGTTCCGTCCGGGTTACCCTGAGCAATGATCTCACCAAATGCTTTGGACGGATCCCAGTAACCGCTGCCTACTATCTGAACAACACCGTTAGCACCATTCTGTGCGGTAACTGCAGCGATTGCTACATTTGCTTTAACCTCATCAGACTCGCCAGCTGCAATGTTGGACGGTCCGATCTGTCTCTCAGCAAAACGTGTCTCCTGGCTCTGCTCGTTGGTTAAGAACTTTGCTAATTCCATAGCCCAGCCAACCTGTGCAGAGTTTGCATTAACACCGATCATCTTGTAACCAGCTGCAGAACCCATCGGAACCTGGTTGCCAGCGCATGTATAAGTCGGAAGTGCGCATGCTGCATATCCATCACCGAATGCTTCCTGTACTGCTGCTGCATCCCATGTACCGGAAACGATAGCACCAAGCTCACCAGTTGCAATCTGGTTTGCTGTATCACCGTCTGTGATTGGTAAGAATGCCGGGTTTGTTGCGATTGCAAGCATACCGTCTACAACATCGGTACCCTTGATACCGTCAGCAGATGTTCCGTTCCAGTCCATTGCTGTGCTTCCGTCATCATTTAATACTGTTGTAAATCCTGCTCCGTAGAAGAAACCTGCATTGTACCAGCCGCTTGCAAGCACCATTCCGGCTTTCTTGCCTGCTGCTGCACAGTCTGTAAGGATTGCATCCCAGTTGGTCGGATCTGTTACAACATTGCTGTCATAATATAAGAAGTATCCGTTATCAGCAGACATCGGGTAAGCATATAATGTACCGTCTACGGTAGCTGCCTCAACAGCACCTGCTACGTTCTCACTGGAGACGGTATCAACATCCTGTACTGCCTGTAATACACCTGCATCTACAAGATCAATCAGCTGATCACTTGCGAATGCGAATACATCAGCTGCTGCTGTCGGATCAACTAAGATATCATCCTTTGCATTTGCCTCAGACTCTACACCAACTGTAATGTCAAATGTCTGATCCGGATTTGCTTCCTTAAACTGCTCAATAAGCTCGTTGGTTAATGTCTGGTCTTCCTCAGCGGCCCATACTCTTAAAGCAATGGTGTCTCCGCTTGCTGCAGGAGCTGCTGCTTCCTCAGTACCTGCTGCTGCGCTGTTGTCTGCTGCGCTGTTGTCTGCTGCTGCATTGCTGTCTGTTGTCTCGCTGCTGCTTCCGCCGCATCCGGCTACCATGGTTGCTACCATGCTCGCACATAATAATGCGCTCAAAACTTTTTTCTTCATTTTGAAAATCCTCCCTTTTCTTTTTCAAAACTTTTTCAGAACGCCGCATGCCCAATTCCGTATCGTACCTGCGGTACTGCGCATCTTATTGCGCAATCGGTTGTTCTATGATTAAAGTATATTACGTGCCTGTTTTGATGTCAATGTTTATATTTTATAATAAATTTGCTTTTTTTTTTGGCACAAATGCACAAGTTTTAAAAAAATATCAGCTTTTCGTGGAATCATTCATTATTTTTGTGCAACCGATAAACCCGAATATTCCAAGCATATTCCACTGTTTTCTTTATATTTTCCAACATTTCAAGCGCATATTGAGCGATTTTGCTGATTTTCCCATTCCCTGCACCATTTCCGGCGTGTCAGACACCGTATTCCGACACAATCCGCACTGCCCGGTGTGCACTATTTCGTGGATTCCTTGAGTACGACCTCATATGGAAGTAATGTCTTCTGCTTTACCTCCAGTCCCTCCACAAGATCTAAAAGCGTCCGGCACGCCACTTTTCCAAGTTCCTTGGCATCGAAAGCAAGCGAAGTGATCGACGGCACATGGTTCTCGAGAATCGTGCTGTCATAAAAAGATGCCACCCGCACATCCTGCGGCACCCTGACGTGCTGTTCCCGCAGTACCTTTAAAACCCTGCTGGTCACCGCATCGTCCATGCACAGAATGCAGTCCACATTCTGTTCCAGGATCTCCTTTACCGTCCGATCGACGCGCACCCGGTTTTCCGGGCTTAAATACAGCAGATTCTCATCGAGCGTCTCCCCCTGCTGTTCATAGGCGTCCCGGAATCCGAGCAGACGGCTGTGCGTTACCATGTATCCCTCGTCCTCGCCGATCAGTGCAATCCGCTTTAAATTCTTCATTAAAATAATGGATGTCAATTCCCGGCAGGCACTTCTGTGGTTGTGGTCGATCTGGATTACACCCTCATAATTCGTACTTCCTGTCGTCACAAACGGAATATTTTTCTGCTGCAGGAATTCAATCTGTGCATCCTCCAGAAAGGTACGCATCAGAATCACACCGTCCACCTTATGATTTGCAACAATCCGCTCCAGTGAGGAAATGTCATTCATCTGACACATCGTAAGCAGAATGTCGTATCCGACGGTCTCCGCCATCTCCTGAATGCCGAACAGGCAGCGCTGGAAGAAATTCCAGTCCACCACTTCATAATCGCGCGGCATTACCACACAGATATTGTACGTTTTCGACTGTGCCAATCCCTTGGCGATAGCGTTCGGCTTATAATCGTGCTCCTCTATGTATTCCATGACCCTCTTGCGGGTCTCTTTCCCGATTCTTCCCTTTCCGGATATTGCGCGTGAAACCGTTGTCTTTGAAACCCCTAACGCCTCCGCTACGTCCGCAATGGTAATATCTTTTTTCTCTTCCTTCTCCATAGTAACCTCCAACTCTGGACTATCGTCCGGAGTTCCCTTAATTTTGCGCTGGTTGCGCAATCTTTTTTTATTATCAAACACAATTCCAGAAAAATCAATCCACTTTTTTACCAAAAATGTGCTCTCATATTTTGCAGTATTTACGGTACTTTCTGTTGTTTACAGTTCATTTTTGCGATGATATAATGAAAAAGCGCAAGCGGTTGCACGTTTTTTGTGCCAGCATGTGCAAAACAACTACTTCTTATAGAAAATTTTAGAAAAGATTGGAGATCACCCGATATGAGAACAGATCACCTGCTCTTTGGAGCAGCCTACTATCTGGAATATTTGCCGTATAACCGTCTGGAGACAGATATGGAAATGATGGAGCGTGCCGGCATGAATACCATCCGCATCGCCGAGTCCACCTGGAGCACCTTAGAGCCGTCCGACGGCGTCTTTGACTTTACCTGCATCGACCGCATGATACAGACCGCCGCAAAGCATCATCTTTCCGTCATCATCGGAACCCCGACTTACGCGATTCCGACCTGGCTGGTGCGCAAATACCCGGATATTCTCGCCGTCACTGCGAACGGGCAGGAGCTCTACGGTCACCGTCAGAACATGGACATCACGCACCCCGGCTACCGTTATCACGCCGAGCGCATCATCCGCGCCATGATGGAGCACTTAAAGGACGTTCCGAACATCATCGGCTTCCAGCTGGACAACGAGACCAAGAGCTACGGGACGGCAGGTCCGCGGGTTCAGCAGATGTTCGTCGCTTCCCTGAAGAAAAAATACCCGGACATTTTGGATTTCAACCGTGAATTCGGTCTGGATTACTGGAGCAACCGCGTGAACGACTGGGCGGATTTTCCGGATGTACGCGGCACGATCAACCAGAGTCTTGCCGCAGAATTTCAGCGTTTTCAGCGCTCCCTCGTCACAGAGTTCCTCTCCTGGCAATCGGACATTATCAAAGAGTACAAACGTGACGACCAGTTCATCACGCAGAATTTTGATTTTGACTGGACCGATCACTCTTACGGCTATCAGCCGGAGGTCGACCAGTATGACGCCGCCCGCTGCATGACCGTAGCAGGCGCCGATATTTACCATCCTTCGCAGGACGACCTGACCGGAGCTGAGATCACTGTATGCGGAAATATTGCGCGCAGCTTAAAGAAGGACAATTATCTGATCTTAGAGACAGAGGCGCAGGGTCTGACCCCGTGGCTCCCCTATCCGGGGCAGCTGCGCCTGCAGGCGTACAGCCACCTTGCAAATGGCTCCAACAGCGTGATGTACTGGCACTGGCACTCGATCCACAATGCGATCGAAAGCTACTGGAAAGGCGTGCTTTCCCACGATTTTTCCGAAAATGCCACCTACCGGGAAGCCAGCGAAATCGGCGCGGAGTGGAAGCGCATCGGCACACACCTCATGAATCTGAAAAAGGAAAACCGCGTCGCCATCCTGCTGGACAATCTCTCCCTGGCGGGGCTGCGCCAGTTTCCGCTTGAGACCACCGGTGACCACAGCTACAATGCC
This region includes:
- a CDS encoding helix-turn-helix domain-containing protein, which encodes MGKKKKDTIELRFYEIPQNEYVLALLGENWIRDYGHDEVHLHFHNLMEIGVCRNGTGKLILDEEQRPYQPAMVSIIPNNYPHVTISNTKEGPSYWEYLFFDPAQIIAEMYPKNELFCRELIRKVNRRALFLHEWENHNLAFLVRQIMEEMRGRRSHYTDSVRGLLYSLVIEIIRLNEEQEAKQEVQGVEMQKHSGVTQIAAALDYVRMEYMHMIRVEELAQECHMSETHFRRLFESCMNMSPVDYINLVRIQKACDLLKKTTDSMDIVAQKVGFTTTSTFNRNFKKFLNTSPYQWKINPENYETKLLNYNISARKGW
- a CDS encoding sugar ABC transporter permease, with translation MMGKRKIVNSVLLHVVLAVLAVIWITPIVWLIVTSFSGYDGMNTSRFFPETWSIRNYTRMLFEPDTVSQFPIWFKNTLVIAIFVCLISTSFVLMVSYAMSCMRFKGRKALMNIAVMLQLFPGFLSMIAIYFILKSVNLTNSHIGMILVYSGASGLGYLVAKGFFDTIPTSLREAAYLEGASEARTFFTIVLPLSKPIIVYTVISSFLVPWTDFVFAKIILNSGISTDWTVAIGLYNMLNRTLIPTYFSRFCAGGVMVGIPIGILFIIMQKFYVEGITGGSVKG
- a CDS encoding carbohydrate ABC transporter permease is translated as MNSKEGKKNPVAAFFGAIGKFFKEFGEAAAKGDGAVKASLLVAGAGYWKRKQIIKGFLVTLLEIGLILYTVLIGVPYISQLNTLGTVERAMVYNPATMKNEVNDYDNSLLILLFGVISLSFLIVGILLWMANVRNTYRLQLRAEAGKHINTFKEDCNEMLNDKFHFTLLALPVLGVIIFNIMPLVVMICIAFTNYDKSHMPPNALFTWVGLANFKSLFTTSITSTFGYTFWRILGWTLLWAVLATFTTYFGGIILALLINNKNTKLKKMWRTLFVAAISVPQFVTLLLLRNFFANTGIVNSFCKSIGLVDLLQNLGWIKANYIPFLSDPVWAKITIVVINIWVGVPYLMLIATGVLMNIPEELKESAKIDGANSFQIFRKITMPYMLFITGPYLVTQFTANINNFNVIYLLTQDIYTTTNQKLAASWGKEIDLLVTWLYRLTSEQYNYKMASVIGICVFIVCAVITLFAFNFLIKGDKEDTFR
- a CDS encoding extracellular solute-binding protein, which translates into the protein MKKKVLSALLCASMVATMVAGCGGSSSETTDSNAAADNSAADNSAAAGTEEAAAPAASGDTIALRVWAAEEDQTLTNELIEQFKEANPDQTFDITVGVESEANAKDDILVDPTAAADVFAFASDQLIDLVDAGVLQAVQDVDTVSSENVAGAVEAATVDGTLYAYPMSADNGYFLYYDSNVVTDPTNWDAILTDCAAAGKKAGMVLASGWYNAGFFYGAGFTTVLNDDGSTAMDWNGTSADGIKGTDVVDGMLAIATNPAFLPITDGDTANQIATGELGAIVSGTWDAAAVQEAFGDGYAACALPTYTCAGNQVPMGSAAGYKMIGVNANSAQVGWAMELAKFLTNEQSQETRFAERQIGPSNIAAGESDEVKANVAIAAVTAQNGANGVVQIVGSGYWDPSKAFGEIIAQGNPDGTDVQTLLDNLVESASQPTE
- a CDS encoding LacI family DNA-binding transcriptional regulator; translated protein: MEKEEKKDITIADVAEALGVSKTTVSRAISGKGRIGKETRKRVMEYIEEHDYKPNAIAKGLAQSKTYNICVVMPRDYEVVDWNFFQRCLFGIQEMAETVGYDILLTMCQMNDISSLERIVANHKVDGVILMRTFLEDAQIEFLQQKNIPFVTTGSTNYEGVIQIDHNHRSACRELTSIILMKNLKRIALIGEDEGYMVTHSRLLGFRDAYEQQGETLDENLLYLSPENRVRVDRTVKEILEQNVDCILCMDDAVTSRVLKVLREQHVRVPQDVRVASFYDSTILENHVPSITSLAFDAKELGKVACRTLLDLVEGLEVKQKTLLPYEVVLKESTK
- a CDS encoding beta-galactosidase, which produces MRTDHLLFGAAYYLEYLPYNRLETDMEMMERAGMNTIRIAESTWSTLEPSDGVFDFTCIDRMIQTAAKHHLSVIIGTPTYAIPTWLVRKYPDILAVTANGQELYGHRQNMDITHPGYRYHAERIIRAMMEHLKDVPNIIGFQLDNETKSYGTAGPRVQQMFVASLKKKYPDILDFNREFGLDYWSNRVNDWADFPDVRGTINQSLAAEFQRFQRSLVTEFLSWQSDIIKEYKRDDQFITQNFDFDWTDHSYGYQPEVDQYDAARCMTVAGADIYHPSQDDLTGAEITVCGNIARSLKKDNYLILETEAQGLTPWLPYPGQLRLQAYSHLANGSNSVMYWHWHSIHNAIESYWKGVLSHDFSENATYREASEIGAEWKRIGTHLMNLKKENRVAILLDNLSLAGLRQFPLETTGDHSYNAVMRWLADALYRRNIEFDMVSSGERDFSAYDFLVVPALYAASDDLLGALDRYVAEGGHLIATFRTGFADEQLKIHHDVQPHLLGRCLGIHYDQFTYPKNVRIATTDGRSALTHDWMELVTCDTATPLAHYDHPFWGSYAAVTENAYQKGSALYLGAFFDDELLEPLLVSYLSRHGYEGLSEDTPQFPLIVKRGTNDFGKNLCYYFNYSGEPRTVIHTGNAGTDLLTDTPVAAGAVLTLAPWGLAVVES